One region of Ascaphus truei isolate aAscTru1 chromosome 13, aAscTru1.hap1, whole genome shotgun sequence genomic DNA includes:
- the LOC142465195 gene encoding dnaJ homolog subfamily A member 4-like isoform X1, with translation MESREGSDIKMVKETAYYDTLGVKPNANPNEIKKAYRKLALKYHPDKNPDEGEKFKLISQAYEVLSDPKKRDLYDKGGEQAIKEGGMSGSSFSSPMDIFDMFFGGGGRMNREKRGKNVVHQMSVSLGDLYSGASRELALQRNIVCDKCEGRGGKKGAVETCPTCEGRGIQVHVMQIGPGMVQQIQTMCSDCHGEGERINPKDRCKHCSGSKVVRDKKILEVDIKKGMRDGQKIVIHGEGDQEPGLEPGDIVIVLDQRDHELFHRQEDNLIMKMEIQLVEALCGFKKNIETMDGRILLITFPPGDVIKQGSLKSIQNEGMPLQRDPFEKGVLIIQFLVAFPEHHWLPLDRLPLLEALLPPREDVLVTDDMDVVELTECDPREQRRHYSGEAYQEDNRQREGVQCQTS, from the exons ATGGAGTCTCGGGAAGGTTCTG ACATCAAAATGGTGAAGGAGACTGCATACTACGACACCCTTGGGGTTAAACCCAACGCCAACCCCAATGAGATCAAGAAGGCCTACAGGAAGCTGGCCCTGAAATATCACCCCGACAAGAACCCAGacgagggggaaaag TTCAAACTTATCTCCCAGGCGTATGAGGTGCTATCCGACCCCAAGAAGAGAGATCTATATGATAAGGGTGGGGAGCAGGCTATCAAAGAGGGAGGTATGAGCGGGAGCAGCTTCTCCTCCCCCATGGATATCTTTGATATGTTCTTCGGAGGGGGCGGCCGCATGAACAGAGAGAAAAGAG GTAAGAATGTGGTACACCAGATGTCGGTGTCACTAGGAGATCTGTACAGTGGAGCGAGCAGGGAGCTGGCACTGCAGAGGAACATAGTCTGTGACAAGTGTGAAG GTCGTGGAGGGAAGAAGGGAGCAGTGGAGACGTGTCCGACCTGCGAGGGCCGAGGTATCCAGGTTCATGTGATGCAGATTGGGCCTGGGATGGTCCAGCAGATCCAAACTATGTGCTCAGACTGCCATGGTGAGGGCGAACGCATCAATCCCAAGGACCGCTGCAAACACTGCTCTGGCAGCAAGGTTGTCCGTGATAAGAAGATCCTAGAGGTCGACATTAAAAAAG GTATGAGGGATGGGCAGAAGATTGTGATTCATGGGGAAGGGGACCAGGAGCCAGGTTTGGAGCCTGGAGACATAGTGATCGTCCTGGATCAAAGGGACCATGAGTTGTTTCATAGGCAGGAAGACAACCTGATTATGAAGATGGAGATTCAGCTGGTAGAAGCTCTATGCGGCTTCAAGAAGAACATCGAGACCATGGATGGCCGAATTTTGCTCATTACATTCCCACCTG GTGATGTGATAAAACAGGGCAGCTTGAAGAGCATTCAGAATGAAGGCATGCCCCTGCAAAGAGACCCCTTCGAAAAGGGTGTCCTAATAATTCAGTTTCTG gTGGCATTTCCTGAGCATCATTGGCTTCCATTGGACAGGCTCCCTCTCTTGGAGGCCTTGCTCCCACCCAGAGAAGATGTCCTGGTCACAGATGACATGGATGTGGTAGAGCTCACAGAATGCGACCCCAGAGAGCAGAGAAGACATTACAGTGGGGAGGCGTACCAGGAAGACAACAGGCAAAGGGAAGGGGTGCAGTGCCAGACCTcctaa
- the LOC142465195 gene encoding dnaJ homolog subfamily A member 4-like isoform X4, with protein MESREGSDIKMVKETAYYDTLGVKPNANPNEIKKAYRKLALKYHPDKNPDEGEKFKLISQAYEVLSDPKKRDLYDKGGEQAIKEGGMSGSSFSSPMDIFDMFFGGGGRMNREKRGKNVVHQMSVSLGDLYSGASRELALQRNIVCDKCEGRGGKKGAVETCPTCEGRGIQVHVMQIGPGMVQQIQTMCSDCHGEGERINPKDRCKHCSGSKVVRDKKILEVDIKKGDVIKQGSLKSIQNEGMPLQRDPFEKGVLIIQFLVAFPEHHWLPLDRLPLLEALLPPREDVLVTDDMDVVELTECDPREQRRHYSGEAYQEDNRQREGVQCQTS; from the exons ATGGAGTCTCGGGAAGGTTCTG ACATCAAAATGGTGAAGGAGACTGCATACTACGACACCCTTGGGGTTAAACCCAACGCCAACCCCAATGAGATCAAGAAGGCCTACAGGAAGCTGGCCCTGAAATATCACCCCGACAAGAACCCAGacgagggggaaaag TTCAAACTTATCTCCCAGGCGTATGAGGTGCTATCCGACCCCAAGAAGAGAGATCTATATGATAAGGGTGGGGAGCAGGCTATCAAAGAGGGAGGTATGAGCGGGAGCAGCTTCTCCTCCCCCATGGATATCTTTGATATGTTCTTCGGAGGGGGCGGCCGCATGAACAGAGAGAAAAGAG GTAAGAATGTGGTACACCAGATGTCGGTGTCACTAGGAGATCTGTACAGTGGAGCGAGCAGGGAGCTGGCACTGCAGAGGAACATAGTCTGTGACAAGTGTGAAG GTCGTGGAGGGAAGAAGGGAGCAGTGGAGACGTGTCCGACCTGCGAGGGCCGAGGTATCCAGGTTCATGTGATGCAGATTGGGCCTGGGATGGTCCAGCAGATCCAAACTATGTGCTCAGACTGCCATGGTGAGGGCGAACGCATCAATCCCAAGGACCGCTGCAAACACTGCTCTGGCAGCAAGGTTGTCCGTGATAAGAAGATCCTAGAGGTCGACATTAAAAAAG GTGATGTGATAAAACAGGGCAGCTTGAAGAGCATTCAGAATGAAGGCATGCCCCTGCAAAGAGACCCCTTCGAAAAGGGTGTCCTAATAATTCAGTTTCTG gTGGCATTTCCTGAGCATCATTGGCTTCCATTGGACAGGCTCCCTCTCTTGGAGGCCTTGCTCCCACCCAGAGAAGATGTCCTGGTCACAGATGACATGGATGTGGTAGAGCTCACAGAATGCGACCCCAGAGAGCAGAGAAGACATTACAGTGGGGAGGCGTACCAGGAAGACAACAGGCAAAGGGAAGGGGTGCAGTGCCAGACCTcctaa
- the LOC142465195 gene encoding dnaJ homolog subfamily A member 4-like isoform X2, giving the protein MESREGSDIKMVKETAYYDTLGVKPNANPNEIKKAYRKLALKYHPDKNPDEGEKAYEVLSDPKKRDLYDKGGEQAIKEGGMSGSSFSSPMDIFDMFFGGGGRMNREKRGKNVVHQMSVSLGDLYSGASRELALQRNIVCDKCEGRGGKKGAVETCPTCEGRGIQVHVMQIGPGMVQQIQTMCSDCHGEGERINPKDRCKHCSGSKVVRDKKILEVDIKKGMRDGQKIVIHGEGDQEPGLEPGDIVIVLDQRDHELFHRQEDNLIMKMEIQLVEALCGFKKNIETMDGRILLITFPPGDVIKQGSLKSIQNEGMPLQRDPFEKGVLIIQFLVAFPEHHWLPLDRLPLLEALLPPREDVLVTDDMDVVELTECDPREQRRHYSGEAYQEDNRQREGVQCQTS; this is encoded by the exons ATGGAGTCTCGGGAAGGTTCTG ACATCAAAATGGTGAAGGAGACTGCATACTACGACACCCTTGGGGTTAAACCCAACGCCAACCCCAATGAGATCAAGAAGGCCTACAGGAAGCTGGCCCTGAAATATCACCCCGACAAGAACCCAGacgagggggaaaag GCGTATGAGGTGCTATCCGACCCCAAGAAGAGAGATCTATATGATAAGGGTGGGGAGCAGGCTATCAAAGAGGGAGGTATGAGCGGGAGCAGCTTCTCCTCCCCCATGGATATCTTTGATATGTTCTTCGGAGGGGGCGGCCGCATGAACAGAGAGAAAAGAG GTAAGAATGTGGTACACCAGATGTCGGTGTCACTAGGAGATCTGTACAGTGGAGCGAGCAGGGAGCTGGCACTGCAGAGGAACATAGTCTGTGACAAGTGTGAAG GTCGTGGAGGGAAGAAGGGAGCAGTGGAGACGTGTCCGACCTGCGAGGGCCGAGGTATCCAGGTTCATGTGATGCAGATTGGGCCTGGGATGGTCCAGCAGATCCAAACTATGTGCTCAGACTGCCATGGTGAGGGCGAACGCATCAATCCCAAGGACCGCTGCAAACACTGCTCTGGCAGCAAGGTTGTCCGTGATAAGAAGATCCTAGAGGTCGACATTAAAAAAG GTATGAGGGATGGGCAGAAGATTGTGATTCATGGGGAAGGGGACCAGGAGCCAGGTTTGGAGCCTGGAGACATAGTGATCGTCCTGGATCAAAGGGACCATGAGTTGTTTCATAGGCAGGAAGACAACCTGATTATGAAGATGGAGATTCAGCTGGTAGAAGCTCTATGCGGCTTCAAGAAGAACATCGAGACCATGGATGGCCGAATTTTGCTCATTACATTCCCACCTG GTGATGTGATAAAACAGGGCAGCTTGAAGAGCATTCAGAATGAAGGCATGCCCCTGCAAAGAGACCCCTTCGAAAAGGGTGTCCTAATAATTCAGTTTCTG gTGGCATTTCCTGAGCATCATTGGCTTCCATTGGACAGGCTCCCTCTCTTGGAGGCCTTGCTCCCACCCAGAGAAGATGTCCTGGTCACAGATGACATGGATGTGGTAGAGCTCACAGAATGCGACCCCAGAGAGCAGAGAAGACATTACAGTGGGGAGGCGTACCAGGAAGACAACAGGCAAAGGGAAGGGGTGCAGTGCCAGACCTcctaa
- the LOC142465195 gene encoding dnaJ homolog subfamily A member 4-like isoform X3, translated as MVKETAYYDTLGVKPNANPNEIKKAYRKLALKYHPDKNPDEGEKFKLISQAYEVLSDPKKRDLYDKGGEQAIKEGGMSGSSFSSPMDIFDMFFGGGGRMNREKRGKNVVHQMSVSLGDLYSGASRELALQRNIVCDKCEGRGGKKGAVETCPTCEGRGIQVHVMQIGPGMVQQIQTMCSDCHGEGERINPKDRCKHCSGSKVVRDKKILEVDIKKGMRDGQKIVIHGEGDQEPGLEPGDIVIVLDQRDHELFHRQEDNLIMKMEIQLVEALCGFKKNIETMDGRILLITFPPGDVIKQGSLKSIQNEGMPLQRDPFEKGVLIIQFLVAFPEHHWLPLDRLPLLEALLPPREDVLVTDDMDVVELTECDPREQRRHYSGEAYQEDNRQREGVQCQTS; from the exons ATGGTGAAGGAGACTGCATACTACGACACCCTTGGGGTTAAACCCAACGCCAACCCCAATGAGATCAAGAAGGCCTACAGGAAGCTGGCCCTGAAATATCACCCCGACAAGAACCCAGacgagggggaaaag TTCAAACTTATCTCCCAGGCGTATGAGGTGCTATCCGACCCCAAGAAGAGAGATCTATATGATAAGGGTGGGGAGCAGGCTATCAAAGAGGGAGGTATGAGCGGGAGCAGCTTCTCCTCCCCCATGGATATCTTTGATATGTTCTTCGGAGGGGGCGGCCGCATGAACAGAGAGAAAAGAG GTAAGAATGTGGTACACCAGATGTCGGTGTCACTAGGAGATCTGTACAGTGGAGCGAGCAGGGAGCTGGCACTGCAGAGGAACATAGTCTGTGACAAGTGTGAAG GTCGTGGAGGGAAGAAGGGAGCAGTGGAGACGTGTCCGACCTGCGAGGGCCGAGGTATCCAGGTTCATGTGATGCAGATTGGGCCTGGGATGGTCCAGCAGATCCAAACTATGTGCTCAGACTGCCATGGTGAGGGCGAACGCATCAATCCCAAGGACCGCTGCAAACACTGCTCTGGCAGCAAGGTTGTCCGTGATAAGAAGATCCTAGAGGTCGACATTAAAAAAG GTATGAGGGATGGGCAGAAGATTGTGATTCATGGGGAAGGGGACCAGGAGCCAGGTTTGGAGCCTGGAGACATAGTGATCGTCCTGGATCAAAGGGACCATGAGTTGTTTCATAGGCAGGAAGACAACCTGATTATGAAGATGGAGATTCAGCTGGTAGAAGCTCTATGCGGCTTCAAGAAGAACATCGAGACCATGGATGGCCGAATTTTGCTCATTACATTCCCACCTG GTGATGTGATAAAACAGGGCAGCTTGAAGAGCATTCAGAATGAAGGCATGCCCCTGCAAAGAGACCCCTTCGAAAAGGGTGTCCTAATAATTCAGTTTCTG gTGGCATTTCCTGAGCATCATTGGCTTCCATTGGACAGGCTCCCTCTCTTGGAGGCCTTGCTCCCACCCAGAGAAGATGTCCTGGTCACAGATGACATGGATGTGGTAGAGCTCACAGAATGCGACCCCAGAGAGCAGAGAAGACATTACAGTGGGGAGGCGTACCAGGAAGACAACAGGCAAAGGGAAGGGGTGCAGTGCCAGACCTcctaa
- the LOC142465195 gene encoding dnaJ homolog subfamily A member 4-like isoform X5, protein MSVSLGDLYSGASRELALQRNIVCDKCEGRGGKKGAVETCPTCEGRGIQVHVMQIGPGMVQQIQTMCSDCHGEGERINPKDRCKHCSGSKVVRDKKILEVDIKKGMRDGQKIVIHGEGDQEPGLEPGDIVIVLDQRDHELFHRQEDNLIMKMEIQLVEALCGFKKNIETMDGRILLITFPPGDVIKQGSLKSIQNEGMPLQRDPFEKGVLIIQFLVAFPEHHWLPLDRLPLLEALLPPREDVLVTDDMDVVELTECDPREQRRHYSGEAYQEDNRQREGVQCQTS, encoded by the exons ATGTCGGTGTCACTAGGAGATCTGTACAGTGGAGCGAGCAGGGAGCTGGCACTGCAGAGGAACATAGTCTGTGACAAGTGTGAAG GTCGTGGAGGGAAGAAGGGAGCAGTGGAGACGTGTCCGACCTGCGAGGGCCGAGGTATCCAGGTTCATGTGATGCAGATTGGGCCTGGGATGGTCCAGCAGATCCAAACTATGTGCTCAGACTGCCATGGTGAGGGCGAACGCATCAATCCCAAGGACCGCTGCAAACACTGCTCTGGCAGCAAGGTTGTCCGTGATAAGAAGATCCTAGAGGTCGACATTAAAAAAG GTATGAGGGATGGGCAGAAGATTGTGATTCATGGGGAAGGGGACCAGGAGCCAGGTTTGGAGCCTGGAGACATAGTGATCGTCCTGGATCAAAGGGACCATGAGTTGTTTCATAGGCAGGAAGACAACCTGATTATGAAGATGGAGATTCAGCTGGTAGAAGCTCTATGCGGCTTCAAGAAGAACATCGAGACCATGGATGGCCGAATTTTGCTCATTACATTCCCACCTG GTGATGTGATAAAACAGGGCAGCTTGAAGAGCATTCAGAATGAAGGCATGCCCCTGCAAAGAGACCCCTTCGAAAAGGGTGTCCTAATAATTCAGTTTCTG gTGGCATTTCCTGAGCATCATTGGCTTCCATTGGACAGGCTCCCTCTCTTGGAGGCCTTGCTCCCACCCAGAGAAGATGTCCTGGTCACAGATGACATGGATGTGGTAGAGCTCACAGAATGCGACCCCAGAGAGCAGAGAAGACATTACAGTGGGGAGGCGTACCAGGAAGACAACAGGCAAAGGGAAGGGGTGCAGTGCCAGACCTcctaa